Genomic segment of Nitrosopumilus sp.:
TGTTACATTCCATCAATTGTCACAATAAATTCTGGACAAAAAGTGACATGGGTAAATGAGGATTCAGCATTTCATAGTGTGACTTCTGGTTCATATGAGGAACCTGTTGATTTGTTTGATAGTGGTCATTTAGATCCCTTTGAATCATATACACTTGATTTTGACGAAAAAGGAACTTTTGATTATTTTTGTACTCTTCATCCGTGGATGAAAGGCCAAGTTATAGTAGAGTAAGGTACCCGAGGGAGTCGAACCCCCTTGTATAAGCTTTGCAGGCTCACGCATAACCGTTCTGCCAGAGTACCGTTTTAAAAAACACAAAATGAATAATTAAACTCTTTAGATTAGAATTTGCTAAATGGCTTTGATGCCAATTTTACATCTTCACCTTTTACAGTTTTTCTACTTGCATGTGATGCCATATCTACTGCACTTTTAGCAATATTATTTGCAATTTCTTCTATAATTCTCCTTAATTCATCCGCTGATTCATCACTAACTCTTTCTGCCCCTGCTTTTTTTAAAATCCTATACATTGCAGATAATCCTAGTTCAGATGATTTCATGATTTTTAATTTAGTTTTTTCCGAAAAAAGATAACGAGTGAAAAAATATCACTAAGGAATCGATTTATACAGACTATTTTAAGAATTGATAAAGAAATGTCTTGGTATGTAGATTCTCATATACATTTGTCAGATCCAGCATATGCCTCAGATATGGAATTTATCTTAAATCAAATGCAGTTTTTAAAACTGAAAGCATGTTGTGTTTCAATGAATTATAAAAATTCATTACAAACTTTAGAACTTGCAGAAAAAAGTGATCTTGTATTACCTTTTATTGGAATTCATCCAGAATATGCTAATCAAGATATTGAAAAAACATCCAAATTAATTGAGGATAATCACATACAAATTTCTGGAATAGGTGAGATTGGATTAGATCCAACATATGTAAATGAAGAAAATGATAATAAAAAACAACATGAAGTTTTTAAAACATTATTGTCATATGCAGAAAAATTTAACAAACCTGTTTCAATTCATTCCAGAAAAAGCCTTGATGAAATTTTTCAAATAATGACTTCCTATAATACAAAACATGCTTTGTTACACTGGTTTGATGGAAGTAAAAAACAACTTGCTAAAGCTATGGATATGGGGTTTTTTGTGTCATATGGACCTGTAATGATTTATGCAAATGACAAACAAACATTGTTGTCAAAAACTGATGAATCTAGAATTCTTGTTGAGACTGATGGGCCCGTTAGATTTTCAAGATGTTTTGAAATGAAATCTGGTCAAATCAGTTTTATTCCCAGTGTTATTTTTTGTGCTTCAAAAATTCTTGGTAAATCCTTTGATGAAATGACATTACTTTTAGAAAAGAATTCAAACTCATATTTGGGAATATAGGTATAAAATACCCCTATCCTTTACACGTTCAGTGGATAGAATAAAACGACTTTCATATGAAGTTCTAGATGGACACAAGTCTAAATTCGGAGAAGATTTCGCTGATAATAAAAAAGCCTTAGATCAAATTTCAATTGTACGATCAAAAGGATTGAAAAATGAGATTGCAGGATATATTACAAAATTCATCAAAAAAGAAATTCGTGAAGAAAAAGCAAAGCAGGCTAGAATTCAAGCATCTAAATCTGAACAACAAATTCAAGAACCCTCTGAAGTTGAGATAACTGAAGAAACAACCACTGAAGAAATTCCTGATGCTATTATTGATGCATCCTCTGAAACAGAATCTTCTGAAACAAAAGAAGAAAAAACTGAATAATTAATAAAATATTGTTTTGAGATTTTAAATTAGTTAGAAATGTTTACTGTAAAGTTTGTAGGTGGAGCAAAAAAATCATTCCCAATGGAGCGTTTAAACATTGACAAATCTGAAATAACAATCCAAGAATTAATTATATTACTTGTAGATCTTAAGCCTAAAGATACTCCTACTCTTGATACTGAAAATGTTTTAATTGCAATTAATGGTGCTGATTCATCTGCAATGAGTGGTAAATCCACAAAAATCAAAGATAATGATATTGTAAGTATAATTCCTATAATTCATGGTGGGGCATTAAATAGACTCACTTTTGAATTTTCAAAAAAACAAATTCAAGCCATAGAAATTAAAGACAAAACTTCAATCAATGTACAATTTCTAGATGAACTTCGAAAAAAATTCCCCAAACTTGTAATCCAGGCAATTTCAAGCGATTTTATCTTAAATCAATATCATTTTAAAAAAATTATTTCGTTATCAATTGAATCTCAAAAAAATAATGTGTTGCTTTCAAATAAACTAGAGACTGACATTCTCATGAGATTTGCTTTAAATACACAAATTTCTAATGCGATAAAAAATGTAGGAATTAAATCCAACAAAAGTTTTGTTCTAGTTGCAATTGGAAACAAAAAAAATTTAAATTCATTATATGTTGAACTAAAACCATTTACTGTAAATTTATTCTTAAAAAATAATGAATTGTATCTTAGAAAATATTTTAAAATTACAAAAAAACATTTTTTTTCAACCTATTCAAAAAATCCATTGGCCGATATTTTAATAGAAAAAGCATCTGTATTATTCTGATATACTTCTTTTAGTTTTTTCTGTACTGAGTATATCTGATTTTTTAAGAATGGAAATTCCTGTTTTATTCCCTAAAATTTCAATTAAAAGAACTTTATCTGGAAATTCTAGTGATACTTTACTTTTAATTTTATTTGCTATCTTTGTAATGATCTCTTTACTAGACAAGTCTGAGTTTCTTTTCTCAATTGAAATTCTATATGTTTCTTCTTTTGTAATTTGATTTGACATTTCTTCAACATTTTTGTCAATTTCATCTATTTTTGATTCAATCACTTTCTGAATTGGAATAATTCTTTTGCAATATCTTATACTCCATGGTTCATCAAGAAGCATTTCTTTGATTTTCCTTACTACTTCTATCGGATCTAATATTGTTTCTGCAGTTAAGATCCCAGACATACTTGTAATTGTAACTTTGATATTCGAATCTCCTAATTCCCCTAAAATATCCTTTAATTCATCTTCTGTTTCTGGCTCTAGATGTCTTGGGCAAGTAATTATGAGATTCATGTTTGTAAAATTTCTTCTTTGTTTAAAGAACCTTCGCGGATAATTTTGACTTCGCTATTATCAATTTCAACTATTGTTGATTCTCCTTTGCTATGAATAATTCCACCATCGACAAAAATATCATAATCATATAATTCCCTAATGCACTTTTCTGGATCTGTACTTGATTGATTTCCAGATATATTTGCACTTGTACCTACAAGAAAATCACATTTTTTCAATAACTCTAATGTACATTTATGATTAGGAACTCTAATAGCAATTTTATTTTCTAAATTTAATGATTGTTTGATTTTTTCATCAGTAACTTTTAAAATTAAAGTAAGAGGACCTGGCCAAAACTTTTTAGCTATTTTTCTAGAAAATTTATCTAAATAAACAATTTTTTCTGCTGTTTCTAATGAATATGTTAAAACTGGAACTGATTTTGAAATGTTTCTAGATTTGATTTCATAGATTTTCTTAACTGCTTCTATGTTGTATGGGTTACAACCTATACCATAAACAGTATCTGTTGGATATACTATAATTCCTCCTCTTTTAATTATCTGTGAAGCTTTTTCAATCCCTTCATCATTACATGATACTTTTAACACTTTTCATCACTCTTTCTTTTTAATTATAATTTACATTAGAATAAGTTTTTAACACTTCATTCTTTAATTTGGAAAGTATGTCATCAGCTGATTATGAAGATACTGATTTTGAAGATGATTTTGATGATAATTTAGATGAATTTGATGATTCGAGTGATTAAATACTCAATCCAAAATTATCTGCAAAATTTGTGAATGTGTAATATGCTTGTAAAAATTCTCTACCTGGCTGACTTATTTTATACTTGTTTGAACCTTGACTATCAACTTTCTCTAAAAGACCTTGTGAAACTAAAGTTTTCAAAATTGCTGAAATTCTTGAATGAGAAATATTTGCTTTTCTAATAAGATAAGTAACTGATGCCCCATCTTCATCTTGAAGATCATCCCTAGTCGTTGCTAGAATATCTCCAATAATTTTCATATGTGTTCTATATTCAGCCATTTCTCTATACTTGTTTGCTGTAATTTCTATGAGAGGACACTGATATTTTGCAATATACTAAAAAGATAAAAGAATTTGACAAATTTTTTATTTGTAGAATTTTTGAGCCTGAGACAAAATTATTCTAAACCCTCATCAAATTTTATCTTAGTTAGAGGTACCTTGCTGACTGGAATGAACAATGCTATCAATCCCCCAATTTTGATAATCATAGATACTGGATATAGGATTGATTCTGGAAACACAAAAGAATACCATCCTAAAAATTCCCCCAATGCCAAAAATCCCAATCCTATAGATACTGATATTGCTCCTTTGTTACGATTTTCAAAATATGATAACATGGTTTCAATTGCACCATATGCTAACAAAATAAATGAAACAGATCTGAAAATATGTTCTAATTGAACTGAGGAAACTAAGAATAAAGGAAAGATTCCAACTGATCTGAAATAACTAGATTTAGGAAAAAATGATTTAATACTATGTGAAAATGCAATAAAAAAATATCCTACAGTTTGAACTACGATTCCCAAAGTTTGAATCCATCTTTCTATATTTCCTGCTTTTGTTACAAAATCTTCTACCATGTATCCTGTCCATATGATAAAAAAACCTACACTGATTGAAAAAAATGCAATAGTTAATCGGAATAATGTTGGGCTTCCGGTATTTCTAAATCCAATATATGACATAATTCCAATTGCAAGTCCTATCAAAAACCCTACCAAATTAAGAATATTTTCTAACAAAAAATCCAATGATTAATAGAAATATCTTAAACTAATTATTTTAATCTGATGAATGATTACACTCTTTTGTTAATCCCATTCATCTAACGAACCTGAAGAATGCCCTTCAGTACTACCCGCATAATCTCCTAAAATATCTGAATATTTCGATTCGTTATGTGCCACAAATTTTACATATTCTCCATAACTCATATCTAAATCACAAGAATCACATTTTACAACAGAATAATCCATTGCCAATTCTGCATTTTCTTTACACTTTGGGCATTTTATCTTCATGTTCAAATAGGACTCTGATAATTATTATTGTTTTATGTTCAAAAAAAGATAAAAGGAGTTTATTATTCTTAATTTTTATGAGTCGTACATGTACCAAATGTAAGAATTCTATTCCTGATAGTGAAGAACTTGGAGTGGTTGCAGCAAAATATCCCACATGTAACAAATGTTGGGCTGAATGGAAAGAATATCAAATCATGGTAATGAATGAAATGAAATT
This window contains:
- a CDS encoding THUMP domain-containing protein produces the protein MNLIITCPRHLEPETEDELKDILGELGDSNIKVTITSMSGILTAETILDPIEVVRKIKEMLLDEPWSIRYCKRIIPIQKVIESKIDEIDKNVEEMSNQITKEETYRISIEKRNSDLSSKEIITKIANKIKSKVSLEFPDKVLLIEILGNKTGISILKKSDILSTEKTKRSISE
- a CDS encoding Fe(2+)-trafficking protein — protein: MSRTCTKCKNSIPDSEELGVVAAKYPTCNKCWAEWKEYQIMVMNEMKLDMSMLDHRKLLKKHEKIFVGVLSPEGEVIDYTNEDNRKPDEPQGA
- a CDS encoding L-threonylcarbamoyladenylate synthase produces the protein MLKVSCNDEGIEKASQIIKRGGIIVYPTDTVYGIGCNPYNIEAVKKIYEIKSRNISKSVPVLTYSLETAEKIVYLDKFSRKIAKKFWPGPLTLILKVTDEKIKQSLNLENKIAIRVPNHKCTLELLKKCDFLVGTSANISGNQSSTDPEKCIRELYDYDIFVDGGIIHSKGESTIVEIDNSEVKIIREGSLNKEEILQT
- a CDS encoding TatD family hydrolase, which encodes MSWYVDSHIHLSDPAYASDMEFILNQMQFLKLKACCVSMNYKNSLQTLELAEKSDLVLPFIGIHPEYANQDIEKTSKLIEDNHIQISGIGEIGLDPTYVNEENDNKKQHEVFKTLLSYAEKFNKPVSIHSRKSLDEIFQIMTSYNTKHALLHWFDGSKKQLAKAMDMGFFVSYGPVMIYANDKQTLLSKTDESRILVETDGPVRFSRCFEMKSGQISFIPSVIFCASKILGKSFDEMTLLLEKNSNSYLGI
- a CDS encoding plastocyanin/azurin family copper-binding protein, with amino-acid sequence MIKKIAIVAALSIFGLIIISLAFLNSSIESVSESEPLVKGDVIMPTKVSRPGCEETDRCYIPSIVTINSGQKVTWVNEDSAFHSVTSGSYEEPVDLFDSGHLDPFESYTLDFDEKGTFDYFCTLHPWMKGQVIVE
- a CDS encoding histone, which codes for MKSSELGLSAMYRILKKAGAERVSDESADELRRIIEEIANNIAKSAVDMASHASRKTVKGEDVKLASKPFSKF
- a CDS encoding winged helix-turn-helix domain-containing protein, with product MAEYRTHMKIIGDILATTRDDLQDEDGASVTYLIRKANISHSRISAILKTLVSQGLLEKVDSQGSNKYKISQPGREFLQAYYTFTNFADNFGLSI
- the cgi121 gene encoding KEOPS complex subunit Cgi121 is translated as MFTVKFVGGAKKSFPMERLNIDKSEITIQELIILLVDLKPKDTPTLDTENVLIAINGADSSAMSGKSTKIKDNDIVSIIPIIHGGALNRLTFEFSKKQIQAIEIKDKTSINVQFLDELRKKFPKLVIQAISSDFILNQYHFKKIISLSIESQKNNVLLSNKLETDILMRFALNTQISNAIKNVGIKSNKSFVLVAIGNKKNLNSLYVELKPFTVNLFLKNNELYLRKYFKITKKHFFSTYSKNPLADILIEKASVLF